The Kiritimatiellales bacterium genome has a segment encoding these proteins:
- the rplM gene encoding 50S ribosomal protein L13: MKTFVANENDIQREWFVVDAMDKPAGRLAVFIADILRGRNKPTYTPHVDTGAFVVVVNADKVKLTGNKEQNKIYQDYTGYSSGLKERSAAVIRQKNPTRILMQAVEGMLPNNRLMRRTIKRLKVYAGPVHPHAAQQVKVLEFNG; the protein is encoded by the coding sequence ATGAAGACATTTGTAGCAAACGAAAACGATATTCAACGGGAATGGTTCGTAGTGGATGCAATGGATAAGCCGGCGGGGCGTCTGGCCGTGTTCATTGCCGATATTCTTCGCGGCCGCAATAAACCGACCTATACGCCGCACGTTGATACCGGCGCTTTTGTGGTTGTGGTGAACGCCGACAAAGTAAAGCTGACCGGCAACAAAGAGCAGAATAAAATTTATCAGGATTACACCGGCTACAGCAGTGGTTTGAAAGAACGTTCTGCCGCTGTGATCCGGCAGAAAAATCCAACGCGCATTCTCATGCAGGCTGTTGAAGGCATGCTGCCGAATAACCGCCTGATGCGCCGCACGATTAAACGCCTGAAAGTTTACGCCGGACCGGTTCATCCGCACGCCGCGCAACAGGTGAAAGTTCTTGAATTTAACGGTTAA
- the rpsI gene encoding 30S ribosomal protein S9, which translates to MVAAKKTDEFAATGRRKTSVARVRLVKGSGTIVINGKNINEYFDTKDMIDTVRRPLILTGREEQYNVTVSVRGGGKVGQCGAVAHGASRALVNAEEELKPILKKAGMLTRDARMKERKKPGQPGARKRFQFSKR; encoded by the coding sequence GTGGTAGCAGCGAAAAAAACCGATGAATTTGCCGCAACCGGACGGCGCAAAACGTCTGTGGCGCGTGTCCGCCTTGTAAAAGGTTCCGGTACGATTGTCATTAACGGCAAAAATATTAACGAATACTTTGATACAAAAGATATGATTGATACCGTTCGCCGTCCGCTAATTCTTACCGGTCGCGAAGAACAGTATAACGTCACCGTTTCCGTTAGAGGCGGCGGAAAAGTCGGACAGTGCGGTGCGGTCGCTCACGGCGCATCCCGTGCACTTGTAAACGCGGAAGAGGAACTGAAACCGATTTTAAAAAAAGCCGGTATGCTCACCCGCGATGCGCGTATGAAAGAACGCAAAAAACCGGGACAGCCCGGTGCGCGCAAACGCTTCCAGTTCTCAAAACGTTAA
- the hydE gene encoding [FeFe] hydrogenase H-cluster radical SAM maturase HydE, whose translation MNSIQSILEKAERDQKLSPAEICALLEIQTPAELQALYDCAYRVKIKYVGRTVYFRGLIECSNICTKNCYYCGIRRDNQNVRRFQMDEEEIVREALWAFENDYGSAVIQSGERQDKNYIEMIERILRRLNKETAGKLGITLSLGEQTEETYRRWRAAGAHRYLLRIETTNPELYRQLHPADHDFEARKHCLKLLRKTGYQVGTGVMIGLPNQTAADLANDILFMQQMDIDMVGMGPFIPHHDTPLGAEIPAFNSEQRRAALTAGLKMIAVTRIVLKDVNIATTTALQALQDDGRELGLLCGANVIMPNVTETQFRPAYTLYDNKPCLDENSASSRENLIRRIQSIGETIGFNQWGDSKHYLNHE comes from the coding sequence ATGAATTCAATTCAATCCATTTTAGAAAAAGCCGAGCGCGATCAAAAATTATCGCCGGCGGAAATCTGCGCGCTGCTGGAAATTCAAACCCCGGCGGAACTGCAAGCGCTTTATGATTGTGCATATCGCGTCAAAATAAAATATGTCGGGCGCACCGTCTATTTTCGCGGACTGATTGAATGCAGCAACATCTGCACAAAAAACTGTTATTACTGCGGAATCCGGCGCGACAACCAAAACGTCCGGCGTTTTCAAATGGACGAAGAAGAAATCGTCCGCGAAGCATTGTGGGCATTTGAAAATGATTACGGCTCCGCTGTCATTCAGTCCGGTGAACGGCAGGATAAAAACTACATTGAAATGATTGAGCGGATTTTGCGGAGATTGAACAAAGAGACCGCAGGCAAGCTCGGCATCACCCTGTCGCTCGGTGAACAGACCGAGGAAACCTACCGGCGCTGGCGCGCCGCCGGCGCGCACCGGTATCTGCTGCGTATCGAAACCACCAATCCGGAATTGTACCGGCAGCTGCATCCGGCAGATCACGATTTTGAAGCGCGTAAACACTGCCTCAAACTGCTGCGAAAAACCGGATATCAGGTCGGCACCGGTGTCATGATCGGGCTGCCCAATCAAACCGCCGCAGATTTGGCAAACGATATTCTTTTCATGCAGCAGATGGATATTGATATGGTCGGCATGGGTCCGTTCATTCCGCATCATGATACGCCGCTCGGCGCAGAAATTCCGGCGTTTAACAGTGAACAGCGCCGCGCGGCCCTTACCGCCGGACTGAAAATGATCGCCGTTACGCGCATCGTTTTAAAAGACGTCAATATTGCCACCACAACGGCGCTACAAGCGCTGCAGGACGACGGACGCGAACTCGGCCTGCTCTGCGGCGCAAACGTCATCATGCCTAACGTCACCGAAACACAATTCCGTCCCGCCTACACTCTTTACGACAACAAACCCTGCCTCGACGAAAACTCCGCCTCCAGCCGCGAAAATTTAATCCGGCGCATTCAATCGATCGGCGAAACCATCGGCTTCAATCAATGGGGCGATTCAAAACATTATTTAAACCACGAATAG
- the hydG gene encoding [FeFe] hydrogenase H-cluster radical SAM maturase HydG — protein sequence MKIDSTNLKNFIPENEIFAMLERTKNPAPARVRDIIAKSLAKNRLEPEEMAVLSNAEDPALIEEIFAAARELKEKVYGNRIVLFAPLYVGNKCINNCRYCGFRCSNTAVTRKTLTLPELDREVEALVSRGHKRLILVYGEHSEYDAQFIHDTVKEVYAQKHGNGEIRRVNINAAPLDVEGYHVVKSAGIGTYQIFQETYHQATYAAMHPSGPKKDFLWRLYGLDRAQEAGIDDIGLGALLGLFDWRFEIMALLHHTIHLEERFNVGPHTISFPRIEPALDTALCNQPPYAVSDADFKRLVAILRLAVPYTGLILTCREPVAIRNEVIRLGVSQIDAGSNIGVGAYAQEQDSDKRSQFVLNDGRPLDQVIRELCEADYIPSFCTGCYRLGRTGEHFMEFAVPGFVKRFCTPNAVLTFLEYLEDYASPETRTAGIQQIERELAKIPGDQKTTLLARIEQIKTGARDLYF from the coding sequence ATGAAAATTGATTCTACAAATCTAAAAAACTTCATTCCCGAAAACGAAATTTTCGCGATGCTGGAACGGACAAAAAATCCGGCGCCGGCACGCGTGCGGGACATCATCGCAAAATCGCTCGCCAAAAACCGGCTGGAGCCGGAAGAAATGGCGGTGCTGAGTAACGCCGAAGATCCGGCGCTGATCGAAGAAATTTTTGCGGCGGCACGCGAACTGAAAGAAAAGGTGTATGGCAACCGCATTGTTCTTTTTGCGCCGCTGTATGTCGGTAATAAATGTATCAACAACTGCAGATATTGCGGATTCAGGTGTTCCAACACCGCGGTAACGCGCAAAACCCTGACCCTGCCGGAACTCGACCGCGAAGTTGAAGCGCTCGTTTCGCGCGGACATAAACGGCTGATTCTCGTTTACGGCGAACATTCCGAATACGATGCGCAGTTTATTCACGACACCGTTAAAGAAGTGTACGCGCAGAAACACGGCAACGGTGAAATCCGGCGCGTGAACATCAATGCCGCGCCGCTTGATGTGGAGGGTTATCACGTTGTGAAATCCGCCGGCATCGGCACCTATCAGATTTTTCAGGAAACCTATCATCAGGCAACGTACGCTGCAATGCATCCGTCCGGACCCAAAAAGGATTTTCTCTGGCGGCTCTACGGACTCGACCGCGCGCAGGAGGCCGGCATCGACGATATCGGACTCGGTGCACTGCTCGGACTTTTCGACTGGCGGTTTGAAATTATGGCGCTGCTGCATCACACGATTCATCTTGAAGAGCGGTTCAATGTCGGACCGCACACCATTTCATTCCCGCGCATCGAGCCGGCGCTCGACACTGCATTATGCAATCAGCCGCCCTACGCTGTCAGCGATGCCGACTTTAAGCGCCTCGTTGCCATTCTGCGCCTCGCCGTGCCCTATACCGGGCTCATTCTCACCTGCCGCGAACCCGTCGCCATCCGTAACGAAGTGATCCGTCTCGGCGTTTCGCAGATCGACGCCGGTTCGAATATCGGTGTCGGCGCCTATGCACAGGAACAGGATTCAGATAAGCGCAGCCAGTTTGTTTTGAACGACGGACGCCCGCTCGATCAGGTCATTCGCGAACTATGCGAAGCCGATTACATTCCGAGCTTCTGCACCGGCTGTTACCGGCTCGGACGTACCGGCGAACACTTCATGGAGTTTGCCGTGCCGGGATTTGTTAAACGCTTCTGCACACCGAACGCAGTGCTAACCTTTCTTGAATATCTCGAAGATTACGCCTCGCCGGAAACCCGCACCGCCGGAATTCAGCAGATCGAACGCGAACTCGCAAAAATTCCCGGCGACCAGAAGACCACGCTCCTGGCACGCATCGAACAAATAAAAACCGGCGCGCGTGACCTTTATTTTTGA
- a CDS encoding GxxExxY protein, translated as MNEPSPKADELTSAVIDACIEVHKTLGPGYLESVYEDALAIELTLRSIPFERQKTINLTYKGNPVGQNRLDFLIDEILILELKAVETLSPVHTAQIISYLKATNLSLGLLLNFNTPLMKQGIKRVVYSK; from the coding sequence ATGAACGAACCATCCCCAAAAGCTGATGAACTTACCTCTGCAGTTATTGATGCCTGCATCGAAGTTCACAAAACTCTTGGCCCAGGCTATTTAGAGTCTGTGTATGAAGATGCACTGGCGATTGAATTAACATTGCGCAGCATTCCCTTTGAACGTCAAAAAACAATCAATTTGACATACAAAGGAAATCCAGTCGGACAAAACCGTTTAGATTTTTTAATTGATGAAATTCTTATTCTTGAATTGAAAGCTGTTGAAACGCTCTCTCCGGTTCACACCGCTCAAATAATCTCATATCTGAAAGCAACAAATCTTTCGCTGGGTTTACTGCTGAACTTTAATACTCCACTAATGAAACAAGGCATCAAACGAGTTGTCTATTCCAAATAA
- the hydF gene encoding [FeFe] hydrogenase H-cluster maturation GTPase HydF — MNITPKSFRLHIALFGRTNTGKSSFLNLIAGQEVSIVSEQPGTTTDTVEKTMELPPFGPVVLIDTAGIDDSTALAGKRLAKTEEVFNRADIILLICEGTNTGKFETAIKARAAGKNIPVICIANKSDQPGASVSTDFISADSTRPAERDRVLAELKSRLLDVCPDEVIQPPPLVSDLIPHGGLALFVAPIDAQAPKGRLILPQVSAIRDALDGNSGALIVKETEYTHMLNRLKTPPDIVICDSQVVKQIIAETPAEIPCTTFSILFARLKGDLSTLAAGAAAVDNLKSGDGVLIAESCTHHAADDDIGRVKIPRWLREYTGADLQIDVFAGRDFPVNLNEYKLVVQCGGCMHNRREILSRIERCAADGVPITNYGLCISKTQGVLNRVLEPFKLNRQDAMKGTHYERTIPKS; from the coding sequence ATGAACATCACACCGAAAAGCTTTCGCCTGCACATCGCGCTCTTCGGCAGGACAAACACCGGAAAATCCAGTTTTTTAAACCTGATCGCCGGACAGGAGGTATCCATCGTTTCCGAACAGCCGGGAACAACAACCGACACCGTTGAAAAAACAATGGAACTTCCGCCGTTCGGCCCCGTTGTACTCATCGACACCGCCGGAATTGACGATTCCACCGCACTGGCAGGGAAACGGCTGGCGAAAACGGAGGAGGTATTTAACCGCGCCGATATTATTCTCCTGATCTGTGAAGGCACAAACACCGGCAAATTTGAAACCGCCATTAAAGCGCGCGCGGCCGGAAAAAATATTCCGGTCATTTGCATCGCAAACAAAAGTGATCAGCCGGGCGCCTCTGTCTCAACGGATTTTATTTCGGCAGACTCCACCCGTCCCGCCGAACGTGATCGCGTGCTTGCTGAACTGAAATCCCGCCTGCTGGATGTCTGTCCCGACGAAGTGATTCAGCCGCCGCCACTCGTCAGCGATCTGATTCCACACGGCGGGCTCGCCCTGTTCGTTGCCCCGATTGACGCTCAGGCGCCAAAAGGCCGTCTGATTCTACCGCAGGTTTCTGCCATTCGCGATGCGCTCGACGGGAATTCCGGCGCGCTGATCGTCAAAGAGACTGAATACACGCACATGCTGAACCGGCTGAAAACGCCGCCGGATATTGTCATCTGCGATTCTCAGGTTGTAAAGCAGATCATCGCCGAAACGCCGGCGGAAATTCCCTGTACCACCTTTTCCATTCTCTTTGCGCGGCTGAAAGGCGATCTGTCAACCCTCGCCGCCGGTGCGGCGGCTGTCGATAATCTGAAATCCGGTGATGGCGTTCTGATTGCTGAATCCTGTACGCATCACGCTGCCGACGATGACATCGGACGTGTAAAAATTCCACGCTGGCTCCGCGAATATACCGGCGCCGATCTGCAGATTGACGTATTTGCCGGACGCGATTTCCCTGTGAATTTAAATGAATATAAACTCGTTGTGCAGTGCGGCGGCTGTATGCACAACCGGCGCGAAATTCTCTCGCGAATCGAAAGATGCGCCGCCGACGGAGTACCCATCACCAACTACGGTCTCTGCATTTCCAAAACTCAAGGTGTTCTCAACCGTGTCTTAGAACCATTTAAATTGAACCGCCAAGACGCCATGAAAGGAACTCATTATGAACGAACCATCCCCAAAAGCTGA
- a CDS encoding TM1266 family iron-only hydrogenase system putative regulator, whose protein sequence is MTMNKRLGFIGIIIEERQINAAAVNELLGEFGDIIIARMGVPYEKRNCSAITLIVDTTTDDLGMLTGKLGALPGISVKSMLSKQS, encoded by the coding sequence ATGACTATGAATAAACGGCTCGGCTTCATTGGAATCATCATCGAAGAGCGGCAGATAAATGCGGCAGCAGTCAATGAACTGCTTGGAGAGTTCGGCGACATCATCATCGCGCGCATGGGAGTGCCGTACGAGAAACGCAACTGCTCCGCCATTACCCTCATCGTCGATACCACCACCGACGATCTCGGTATGCTCACCGGCAAACTCGGCGCCCTCCCCGGCATTTCCGTAAAATCAATGCTCAGTAAACAGTCATGA
- a CDS encoding NADH-dependent [FeFe] hydrogenase, group A6, with amino-acid sequence MNMLELEINGMPVSVKPGTTILEAAKQVGVRIPKLCYHSDLEAWAACGICVVKVAGSPKMLRACATAVSPGMKVTTHDAEIVKVRRTVLELILSTHPNDCLQCGRNGNCELQTLAAEFGIREVPFEKRLRDLPIDNSTGSIVLNPEKCISCGRCVKVCQDMQNVWALEFIGRGENMRIAPTADVTLNESPCIKCGQCSAHCPVGAIYENDQTSTVWRELISNKHCVVQIAPAVRVAIGEAFGYEPGALLTGQLYTALRRLGFNAVFDTSFSADLTIMEEGAEFVKRFTEGGVLPQITSCCPAWTDYMEKYAPDFIPNFSTAKSPQQMLGAMAKTYYAEKAGVKPEDMFVVSIMPCTAKKFEISRSETMTSSGSQDVDLSITTRELARMLKQAGIDFRNLPESEADNLLGEYSGAGTIFGVTGGVMEAALRTAYFLITKEDLKNVEFQEVRGLEGVKAAEIDIKGTKVRIAVAHQMGNVEAVLNHIRDTQKAGKEPPFHFIEVMACRGGCVGGGGQPHGATDEIRKKRTAGIYTDDEKSVQRCSHHNPMIKKIYADFLGKPLGHKAHELLHTHYQERKVYKR; translated from the coding sequence ATGAATATGCTCGAACTTGAAATTAACGGGATGCCGGTTTCAGTCAAACCGGGAACCACCATTCTCGAAGCCGCCAAACAGGTTGGTGTGCGAATCCCGAAACTCTGCTATCACAGCGATCTGGAAGCCTGGGCGGCGTGCGGTATCTGTGTCGTCAAAGTGGCAGGTTCGCCGAAAATGCTGCGCGCCTGCGCAACGGCGGTCAGCCCCGGCATGAAAGTAACCACGCACGATGCTGAAATCGTGAAAGTGCGCCGGACTGTGCTTGAGCTGATCCTTTCCACGCATCCGAATGACTGTCTGCAGTGCGGACGCAACGGAAACTGCGAGCTCCAGACACTCGCCGCAGAGTTCGGTATCCGTGAGGTGCCGTTTGAGAAGCGCCTGCGCGATCTGCCGATTGATAATTCTACCGGCTCGATTGTTTTAAATCCGGAAAAGTGTATCTCCTGTGGACGCTGCGTAAAGGTCTGTCAGGACATGCAAAACGTCTGGGCTCTCGAATTTATCGGACGCGGCGAAAACATGCGTATTGCCCCGACCGCAGATGTGACTCTCAACGAAAGTCCGTGTATCAAGTGCGGGCAGTGCTCCGCGCATTGTCCGGTTGGCGCAATCTACGAAAACGACCAAACAAGTACCGTCTGGCGTGAATTGATCAGCAATAAGCACTGCGTAGTTCAGATTGCACCGGCGGTGCGCGTTGCCATCGGCGAAGCGTTCGGTTATGAACCCGGCGCGCTGCTCACCGGCCAGCTCTACACCGCACTGCGCCGCCTTGGTTTTAACGCCGTGTTCGATACAAGCTTCTCAGCCGACCTGACTATTATGGAGGAAGGCGCCGAGTTTGTGAAACGTTTCACCGAAGGCGGAGTTCTGCCGCAAATTACCTCCTGCTGTCCGGCATGGACCGACTATATGGAAAAATATGCACCGGATTTTATTCCGAATTTTTCTACGGCAAAATCGCCGCAGCAGATGCTCGGCGCGATGGCAAAAACCTACTATGCCGAAAAAGCCGGTGTAAAACCGGAAGATATGTTTGTCGTTTCTATCATGCCCTGCACAGCCAAGAAGTTCGAAATTTCCCGCAGTGAAACCATGACTTCGTCCGGCAGTCAGGACGTCGATCTCTCCATCACCACCCGCGAGCTTGCCCGCATGCTCAAACAGGCCGGCATCGATTTCCGTAATCTGCCGGAAAGCGAAGCGGATAACCTGCTCGGAGAATATTCCGGTGCCGGAACCATCTTCGGCGTAACCGGCGGCGTGATGGAAGCTGCGCTGCGTACAGCCTACTTCCTGATCACCAAGGAAGACCTGAAAAATGTTGAATTTCAGGAAGTACGCGGACTCGAAGGAGTTAAAGCCGCCGAGATTGATATCAAAGGCACAAAAGTCCGCATCGCGGTCGCACACCAAATGGGTAACGTTGAAGCGGTTCTGAATCATATTCGCGACACACAAAAAGCGGGTAAGGAACCCCCGTTCCACTTCATTGAAGTCATGGCATGCCGCGGCGGATGCGTCGGCGGGGGCGGTCAGCCGCATGGTGCAACCGACGAAATCCGTAAAAAGCGGACAGCCGGCATCTACACGGATGACGAAAAATCTGTCCAGCGGTGCTCACACCACAACCCGATGATCAAAAAAATCTATGCTGATTTTCTTGGCAAGCCGTTGGGGCACAAGGCTCACGAACTTTTACATACACATTATCAGGAACGAAAAGTATACAAACGATAA
- a CDS encoding NADH-quinone oxidoreductase subunit NuoF: protein MAYKNYILVCAGTACESNKGKALYEELAKLLKETGANAEAQLVKTGCFGFCEQGPIVKILPDETFYVKVGPEDAKEIVHEHIIKGRQVERLVYKEDKPQGDPRAGEISFYRKQLRVVLRNCAVINPEIIEEYIARDGYAALEKALFEMTPDDVLKEISDSGLRGRGGAGFPTGRKWQFTKDTPADQKYIVCNADEGDPGAYMDRSVLEGDPHSILEAMTIAGYTVGANKGFIYIRAEYPLAIERLNNAIKQSTELGLLGDAILGTDFSFHIELRLGAGAFVCGEETALLASIEGNRGMPIPRPPFPAVKGLWGKPTVINNVETYANIPVILLKGSQWFNSIGTATSKGTKVFALTGKINNSGLIEVPMGTTLRDIIYDIGGGIPNGKKFKAAQTGGPSGGCITPEFIDTPIDYETLQEIGSMMGSGGMIVMDEDDCMVDVTKFYLEFTVDESCGKCAPCRVGGRTCYNILDRISKGNGEPEDLDKLNEIGHAMRKASLCGLGQTAPNPVMSTMKYFAEEYRAHIFDKKCPAGKCKEMLTYTIIADKCVGCTACARVCPVSCIAGEVKKPHVIDPAKCIKCGQCYTACKFDAIVKR, encoded by the coding sequence ATGGCATATAAAAACTACATCCTGGTGTGCGCGGGCACCGCGTGCGAATCGAACAAGGGCAAGGCGCTCTACGAAGAGCTTGCGAAACTGCTGAAAGAAACCGGCGCCAACGCCGAAGCACAGCTGGTAAAAACCGGCTGTTTCGGCTTCTGTGAACAGGGACCGATTGTCAAGATCCTGCCGGACGAAACGTTTTATGTGAAAGTGGGACCGGAAGATGCAAAAGAGATTGTTCACGAGCACATCATTAAAGGCCGCCAGGTTGAGCGTCTGGTTTATAAAGAGGATAAGCCGCAAGGGGATCCGCGCGCCGGCGAAATCAGTTTTTACCGCAAACAGCTTCGCGTTGTACTGCGTAACTGCGCCGTCATTAATCCGGAAATTATCGAAGAGTATATCGCCCGCGACGGGTATGCCGCACTGGAAAAAGCACTGTTCGAAATGACGCCGGACGACGTTTTGAAAGAAATCAGCGATTCTGGCTTGCGCGGCCGCGGCGGCGCCGGGTTCCCGACCGGGCGCAAATGGCAGTTCACGAAAGATACGCCGGCTGATCAAAAATACATTGTATGTAATGCCGATGAAGGCGATCCCGGCGCATATATGGACCGCAGTGTACTTGAGGGCGACCCCCACTCCATTCTGGAAGCAATGACGATTGCCGGCTATACCGTTGGCGCCAATAAAGGTTTCATTTACATCCGCGCCGAATATCCGCTGGCGATTGAGCGTTTGAACAATGCGATTAAACAGTCAACAGAACTCGGACTGCTTGGTGACGCCATTCTCGGCACCGATTTTTCATTCCATATCGAACTGCGGCTCGGTGCCGGCGCGTTTGTTTGCGGTGAAGAAACCGCACTGCTTGCGTCGATCGAAGGGAACCGCGGCATGCCGATTCCGCGCCCGCCCTTCCCGGCTGTAAAAGGTCTGTGGGGCAAACCGACGGTGATCAACAATGTTGAAACCTATGCCAATATTCCGGTGATTCTGCTGAAGGGCAGCCAATGGTTCAACAGCATCGGCACAGCGACATCCAAAGGAACAAAAGTGTTTGCGCTCACCGGAAAAATCAATAACTCCGGTCTGATTGAAGTTCCGATGGGCACCACGCTGCGTGATATCATCTATGATATCGGCGGCGGAATTCCGAACGGTAAAAAGTTCAAAGCTGCGCAGACCGGCGGTCCGTCCGGCGGATGTATCACGCCGGAGTTTATCGATACGCCGATCGATTACGAAACACTGCAGGAGATCGGATCCATGATGGGTTCCGGCGGTATGATCGTGATGGACGAAGATGATTGCATGGTCGATGTGACGAAGTTTTATCTCGAGTTTACCGTCGATGAATCGTGCGGCAAATGCGCCCCGTGCCGCGTCGGCGGACGTACCTGCTATAACATCCTTGACCGGATTTCTAAAGGCAACGGCGAGCCGGAAGATCTGGATAAGCTGAATGAAATCGGCCACGCCATGCGCAAAGCATCCCTCTGCGGACTCGGTCAGACAGCGCCGAATCCGGTGATGTCGACCATGAAGTACTTTGCAGAGGAATACCGCGCGCATATCTTCGACAAAAAATGCCCTGCCGGAAAATGTAAAGAAATGCTGACGTACACGATCATCGCTGACAAATGCGTCGGCTGCACCGCCTGTGCACGTGTTTGTCCGGTGTCATGCATCGCCGGCGAAGTGAAAAAGCCGCATGTGATCGATCCGGCAAAATGTATTAAATGCGGACAGTGTTACACCGCCTGTAAATTCGATGCCATCGTAAAACGGTAA